The sequence AATGTCTCAAACTATATTCTGTTGGTAGCTTTGTGAATAGAATTctttgaattaagtttttttgctCCTTTCTTCAATATCATGCTTTTGGTCTATGATGCAGAAAACGCCTTTTCAGCATGATAAATGATCTTCCAACAATATTTGAGGTGGTGACGGGAACGGCCAAGAAACTAGTAAAAGAGAAGTCATCAGTTTCGAATCACAGCagtaataaaactaaatcaaactcGAAGGTATCAGGGATTAGAGACTGCAACTTAATTTGGTCCATTATATCTGTGATATTAAGAAACCATAGTTATCTGTCTTGAATGATTTGATGCCAAATATTCATTATTTGCTCCTTAAATATGCCCTAGGCTTGTTTAATTGATGTAGCAGCAGTCGTATTACTGGTATGACAATATTGAGCTACCATGTTTAACATTCCACTATAAGAAGACATGAAATGGAAATTCTCttttattggtttgtatttttttaggctTCAGAACAATAATATTGACACTTTATCTTGTTTTGATTGGGCAGCAGCGAGGTTCTGAATCCCAGGGCAAATATTCAAAGGCAATGCAAGCAAAAGATGAAGACGACGAGGGCttggatgaagaagatgaagaagatcaTGGAGAGACTCTATGCGGTGCTTGTGGAGAAAACTATGCCTCCGATGAGTTCTGGATTTGCTGCGACATCTGCGAGAAGTGGTTCCATGGAAAATGTGTAAAGATCACCCCAGCTAGGGCTGAGCATATCAAGCAGTACAAATGCCCATCTTGCAGCAACAAGAGAGCACGGCCTTGATGATTACCGGGTTGCTTGCTCTGTGTAATATGGCTTGTGGGACTGCTAACTGTTTGGTAGGTCAGGTTTGTTCGTAGTCATGTGTCTTTGATCTAGGAAAAACTAATCGGATGCTATGTGTAGGTTGCAAAATGTGCTGTTTATTTGATCATAAATTAGGATATTTGTATACTTTCAGCTTGGGAACCATTTTCCCATGATTGGGATAAGTGCTTGTTTTATTTCTGTGACATGATGTTCATATGCAATCTGTCCAGTTCTCTGAAGACTGTTTGCCCTGTCCCATCTCACCTTTCAACTTTAGTTTTTGCTTTTCACGAGTGcttgaaacttgaaaaaatgTAAACATGCTCGAAACTTGGGATTGTCTGGAATGTTTTCCTTTCATCTGACACTACTTGCTGAAGGGCCGAAGGGGCTCCCCTTCTGCAGAAAACTCGCCAGCGCCTGTCATTTGCATGAGTGGCTTATTTTGTGTTGCCATATCCATACGCGACGTGCtgtttctaattattattttaaagaggGTTTCGAGTCGTAGCGAGTTACTGGAAGATGAAACACCTAACTgcttgaaaagattgaaaaatattccatcccaatgttgttaaaaatacaaattgaatCATAAATTCATATGATTTTAAGACCGATTTTACAAGTTTAAATGGAATATATGTACTGTACCATACAACATAAACCCTAGCCTCTCTTTCTCTGAcaaaaaaccattataaaaaGCTCATAGTAAAAAGCACTCCTTTATGGAAGCGTCAAGAAGGAACTTTGGACAAAACTTAAAGCAGCATCTACATATGGGTTCCGTTTGAATGCTTCTGCGTTTCAAGGGACTGCACAGAAATGATTTCTTCACATGCTTGATGAAGCTTCCTGTGACGAGGGGAAGTCTAACTGCTGATGGTTTTGAGATAACGAATATTTCAAACCTTAAAAAGTTTTGACGAGTGAATCTTGTTGTATGGTAATGCTGTTCATAATTTCCTGTATCTTTTGTGTTCTTCCCAAAAACATTTACTTTGAAGCATTTCTTTGAGTATCTCTGCATTATGAATGGAGTTGTTCCAGTGAAGAACGTTGCTAGTGCAAATGTTGGGTTGAAGGCGATATGTGCTTTTGAGCATCTCTGCAACATGAATGGAGTTATTCGAGCTGGTTTTGCACTATCTAAAATGTAGAGAATAAACATAAACCTTTGAATTGATCGTCTAAAATCAAATCAGGATCATctgataatgtttttgaattgatcACAGAGTTGATTGGAACTGATTCTTCAgctgttaatttaaaattttaaagaatttccTTATGATTTTAGTATTTACTTTTACGATCTGAATCtatattttaccttttattCTGTCATAAATACGTTATCGACAACTTTGCACTGGGATTCGGGAAGCTTCAAGTCGTCTTCAATTTTGCTTCGAACGCAGGTGCCCTGGCTTGAAGGCGATATGTGCTTTTGATACGGGATCAGTCTTGTTGCAAAATCAGAAGGACCAAATCGCCTAGCTTGAGCAATCAAGGGTACACACGTGCGTTAATATTCTAGTAACTTATCATAGATGCATTTTGACTTCTCTCTACTATGCACATACAAATTTTTATTCTGTGGTCGTacaagctttatttttattcaaacattttatttagacataaattatattaataggtTCTAACCTGTAAGGCTCGCAAAAGAAAAAGGCTTTCAAGTGGGTATTGATGAGAAGCTAGATCgaaggtagaaaaaaaaaatctacaatcATCACTATAAAAAGCCCCAAGTGAAATAATAAAAGTAGGAGgagactatttttatttaaggtaTATTTAAGAGTGTGATTgtagtttctttttaaattgatttttacttgaaaatgtattaaaataatatatattttttattttttaaaaattattttagacattagaatatcaaaatgatctaaaaacactaaaaaaatattaatttgaagtaaaggaaaaaaataaaaaataaattttttttaaaagtatttttgaaatacaaaaataaataggattgGAGATTCTCAACCATGATTTCTTCAATCTTAAGCTTAAACCAAGAGAAAGGGTTGTAAAGAAAGAATGATTTCCAAAAACAAAGTAATGAAaatgagagggagggagagtgGGGAACATATTTTTAAGAaaggaaaagcattaaaaaacaaaagattttgttttttcatcaggAGAGAGGATAAAATTTTCTAATCTAGATGAAAGATgggttgtttatttttgtgtttcaaaaaatatttttgaaaaagttaaaaattttattttatttttttctttgcttcaaattaatattttttttggtgtttttagatcattttgatatgttgatgtccaaaataaattttttaaaataaaaataaaatattatctcgatgcatttctaagaaaaaagtactttgaaaagcaaccgctatcacacttccaaacattCTCTATTATAGGGGTGGCTGCTTTTAGGGTTAGAAGCAAATTTAGCTTTTAtacccgttttttttttaaagtaaatcaTGTGTTTATTGAATTGTTCTGGTTTGATTTAATCGATTTCAGGTTTTTGAAACCAAAATAGAACTGAatcaaattttttgattttttaataagttttttttggcttttttctcatatttgttttttcaatttggtttttttggttattattttatGGTTATTAATTAGTATTTATATTTAGGGTTAGTGATTAATGTTAGTGTTTAGGGTTTGTTTCAAAACATAGGGTTATGGTTTAgatttaaagtattatttagagtttgtatttaaaataagtttCGAGTTAGAGTTAAGTTAGTatgcaatttgatatttttagtccAATTTACTATTTCCAATTATGTCTTTATTCAAATAGATAttactaggggtgttcaaaaaaaccgaccaaccgattaaaccgaaaaaattaaccgaaaaaaccgaaccgataaaaaaaaccgaacaaaccgattaaaaaataaaaaaacccacccggtccggttcggttctgGTTTAAAATagcttaaaccgattaaaccgacccaaaccgaaccggtttaaaaaaagtataaaaaacaacCCCTAACCCTAAATCACTTTTCTCCTTTTCAGTTTCAGCCGTCTCCTCACCCCCCCTCCTTTCCCAGCCTTCACTTAGCTTCCATTTTCCTTTCTCCCTTCTCAACCACCCCACCCCACCCCCCTCACCTTCTTCTTCCTGGATATCTAGAACAATCCTGTTTTTCTATTACCATAGAACTGCTTTGATAGGATTGGAGACCAACCCACCAAGCTTTAAGAAATAGATCTAAGAAATAGATCCAGGCAACTAGAGCTCACATTCATAACAGTTGACCCTACACGAGGAAGGTTTTGTCAATAGATTTTATTACACTCTCCAGAGCTACCCTGTCTCATGATTCAAAGTTTCAAACTCCTTCTCTTGGTGTCAACATTCTTTGCTTGCCACTGCCTTCCCTACCTTGTCTCGGCATCATATCGTAGTCACCCACAAAAACTCCAATACCTAACATCTAACACATCTATCTTCTTCTCTTTATCTCTCTCAAAGCAGTTCTCAAGGGGAAGCGAGTGAACAATGGTTATCGCTGTTACCAGAAAACAATCcggtttttctgggtttttttgctaaaaaaccgacccgaaccga is a genomic window of Populus alba chromosome 18, ASM523922v2, whole genome shotgun sequence containing:
- the LOC118046035 gene encoding PHD finger protein ALFIN-LIKE 4 isoform X2, with translation MDGGASYNPRTVEEVFRDFKGRRAGMIKALTTDVEEFYQQCDPEKENLCLYGFPSEQWEVNLPAEEVPPELPEPALGINFARDGMQEKDWLSLVAVHSDAWLLSVAFYFGSRFGFDKADRKRLFSMINDLPTIFEVVTGTAKKLVKEKSSVSNHSSNKTKSNSKRGSESQGKYSKAMQAKDEDDEGLDEEDEEDHGETLCGACGENYASDEFWICCDICEKWFHGKCVKITPARAEHIKQYKCPSCSNKRARP
- the LOC118046035 gene encoding PHD finger protein ALFIN-LIKE 4 isoform X1 encodes the protein MDGGASYNPRTVEEVFRDFKGRRAGMIKALTTDVEEFYQQCDPEKENLCLYGFPSEQWEVNLPAEEVPPELPEPALGINFARDGMQEKDWLSLVAVHSDAWLLSVAFYFGSRFGFDKADRKRLFSMINDLPTIFEVVTGTAKKLVKEKSSVSNHSSNKTKSNSKQRGSESQGKYSKAMQAKDEDDEGLDEEDEEDHGETLCGACGENYASDEFWICCDICEKWFHGKCVKITPARAEHIKQYKCPSCSNKRARP